Proteins encoded in a region of the Halanaerobiaceae bacterium ANBcell28 genome:
- a CDS encoding manganese efflux pump: MWQSMLLAVSSNLNDLTVGFSYGLNEGKIPWKGIAIIAIISGLTMAIGLLLGTLLSPFLLDGIEKYISAFVFASFGIWFVYQGLTNEINYKFIKKYTILCKRISLLSLITMGLALGLDSMALGFSGGLGNYPIVLTSLLTSLFSFLFLCIGIHLGSKLSKWLSGYSNIIAGIILIVIAILELI, translated from the coding sequence ATGTGGCAGTCAATGCTTTTAGCCGTATCATCTAATCTTAATGATCTAACAGTTGGTTTTTCCTATGGATTGAATGAGGGGAAAATACCCTGGAAAGGAATCGCTATTATTGCTATAATTTCAGGTCTTACTATGGCAATAGGATTATTATTGGGGACTCTACTATCTCCCTTCTTATTAGATGGAATAGAAAAATACATTAGTGCATTTGTTTTTGCGTCTTTTGGTATATGGTTTGTGTATCAAGGTCTTACAAATGAAATAAACTATAAATTTATAAAGAAGTATACCATATTATGTAAAAGAATTAGTTTGCTTTCACTTATTACTATGGGATTAGCTCTTGGCTTAGACTCAATGGCCCTTGGTTTTTCAGGTGGTTTAGGTAATTATCCTATTGTCTTAACAAGTTTATTAACTTCATTATTTAGTTTTCTTTTCCTATGCATAGGTATCCATCTAGGTTCTAAATTATCTAAGTGGTTAAGTGGATATTCTAATATTATTGCTGGAATTATATTAATTGTAATTGCTATATTGGAGCTGATTTAA